In Symmachiella dynata, the following are encoded in one genomic region:
- a CDS encoding tetratricopeptide repeat protein — MRYLLIGIVVAWGISPVSARAAEEASAERLHLQKGRYAEALEAYDALLKTEKLTPQIAIGRSQCFQAQGKWQDATEAIEAATKAFPEDADAWARLAEVQFLQGRYDQATAADEKSLKINEDTPLARMIQAELLAETGKIDEADAAYRWFVQYYNRVQPTDAETLVLVARGAAQYARWNSVSQIFSFVINTVCPDALEADTNAWQAYHFSGSLLLEKYNRGQAVPEFRSALAINPRSADVYAEMARAAAQDFELDEAREFAERALQIAPNHVAALQVRSEVEFSEGKTEAALATLQEALQVNPRDQETLARTAACYLMLDGFPSDESLTALLAAFDAEKPADIKEESRFGKLVIELATVNPRPGKFFTLLGEQLESKRKFALSERCYKFAMQRMPMLAEPQTALGMLYMQIGRVDEAGAILDKAFDLDPYHVRVSNMRKVIKVLSGYETITTDHFVIRVDSEFDKVLGRYMAEYLEEEYGKLVKQFGYEPPTRTHFEVYNKSQGLSAHQWFSARMVGLPWIQTIGASTGLIVALASPTAVEEPFNWARVLRHEFVHILTLQQTHFNIPHWFTEALAVRNEGYPRSQTWNLMLARRVPRDEIMTLETINQAFIKPETPEDWQMAYCQSEIYAEYMVKLAGEESLGKMLNAYRDNLDTAAAIQRVFGMDQAAFEKGYRTYLDQTVAAIPQPANADDVQPKTLAELEKAFRADPDNATTRGEYAAGLLEAGQFKQARKFANSALKKNSAEPQAAIVLAQLEIKGANPAQAIEYLNQALDEQNPHPGVVKWLGQLQLKAQNYAEAARVYELIRKEDAENVEWVKMLSVAYLNLGDTEKLKPLLKQFVELEFDQIAPRKKLAAVYLSEKNYEQALHYAKTALYIDVLDVEVHRLLGEAYAGKKQYDRAIEEFEVALELKPEDADLTYALGAAQHQAGDNPAAEKTLRGLLLKHPKHTAAQELLNKL, encoded by the coding sequence ATGCGTTACCTGTTGATTGGGATCGTCGTCGCTTGGGGAATCTCCCCTGTCAGCGCAAGAGCCGCGGAGGAGGCCTCAGCCGAGCGTCTGCATTTGCAAAAAGGTCGCTATGCCGAAGCATTAGAAGCTTACGACGCACTGCTCAAGACCGAGAAGCTCACCCCGCAAATCGCCATTGGCCGCAGCCAATGTTTCCAGGCCCAGGGAAAATGGCAGGATGCGACCGAGGCGATTGAGGCTGCTACGAAGGCGTTTCCCGAGGATGCCGACGCGTGGGCCCGGCTGGCGGAAGTGCAATTTTTGCAGGGCCGTTATGATCAAGCGACTGCTGCGGATGAAAAATCACTGAAAATCAATGAAGACACCCCGCTCGCCCGCATGATCCAGGCGGAGTTGTTGGCCGAAACGGGAAAAATCGACGAAGCGGACGCCGCCTATCGCTGGTTTGTGCAATATTACAACCGCGTGCAACCGACCGATGCGGAAACATTGGTGCTCGTCGCCCGCGGAGCAGCGCAATACGCACGGTGGAACAGCGTGTCGCAGATTTTCAGTTTCGTTATCAACACCGTCTGCCCCGACGCTCTGGAAGCCGACACCAATGCTTGGCAAGCGTATCATTTCTCCGGCAGTTTGTTGTTGGAAAAATACAATCGCGGGCAAGCCGTGCCGGAATTTCGTAGCGCATTGGCGATCAATCCTCGCTCGGCGGATGTCTACGCCGAGATGGCTCGCGCGGCGGCTCAGGATTTCGAACTGGATGAAGCCCGGGAATTCGCCGAGCGGGCATTACAGATCGCCCCGAATCATGTGGCTGCACTGCAAGTCCGCTCGGAAGTGGAATTCAGCGAAGGCAAAACCGAAGCCGCCTTGGCGACGCTCCAGGAGGCATTGCAGGTCAATCCTCGCGATCAAGAAACGCTTGCACGGACAGCCGCCTGCTATCTGATGTTGGACGGCTTTCCCAGTGATGAATCGTTGACAGCGTTGCTGGCTGCCTTTGACGCAGAAAAACCAGCCGACATTAAAGAAGAAAGTCGATTCGGCAAATTGGTCATCGAACTGGCGACGGTCAATCCTCGACCGGGCAAGTTTTTTACGTTGCTGGGCGAACAGTTGGAGTCGAAACGAAAGTTCGCGCTGTCGGAACGTTGCTACAAATTTGCCATGCAGCGCATGCCGATGCTGGCAGAACCGCAAACCGCGCTGGGTATGTTGTATATGCAAATCGGCCGTGTGGATGAAGCAGGCGCGATCCTGGACAAGGCCTTCGATCTCGACCCGTACCATGTCCGCGTGAGTAACATGCGCAAAGTCATCAAGGTGCTTTCAGGTTACGAAACGATCACCACAGACCACTTCGTAATTCGCGTCGACTCCGAATTCGATAAAGTCCTCGGCCGGTATATGGCGGAATACTTGGAGGAGGAATACGGCAAGTTGGTGAAACAGTTCGGCTACGAACCGCCGACGCGGACGCATTTTGAGGTCTACAACAAGTCGCAAGGGCTCTCGGCGCACCAATGGTTCAGTGCGCGGATGGTGGGATTACCGTGGATTCAAACGATCGGCGCCTCCACAGGTTTGATCGTGGCACTCGCCTCCCCGACGGCGGTCGAAGAACCATTCAATTGGGCCCGCGTGTTGCGGCATGAATTTGTGCACATCCTCACGCTGCAACAAACCCATTTCAATATCCCGCACTGGTTCACCGAAGCATTGGCGGTCCGCAACGAGGGCTATCCACGTTCGCAAACCTGGAATCTGATGTTGGCTCGGCGCGTCCCCCGCGACGAAATCATGACTCTGGAGACGATCAATCAGGCCTTTATCAAACCAGAGACTCCCGAAGACTGGCAGATGGCCTATTGCCAAAGCGAGATCTACGCCGAATACATGGTCAAGTTGGCCGGTGAGGAATCGCTGGGAAAAATGCTCAATGCCTATCGAGACAATCTCGACACAGCCGCCGCCATTCAGCGTGTGTTTGGCATGGATCAAGCCGCCTTTGAAAAGGGCTACCGCACGTATCTCGACCAGACCGTCGCCGCTATTCCACAACCGGCAAACGCCGATGACGTGCAGCCCAAAACACTCGCGGAATTGGAAAAGGCATTTCGCGCCGATCCGGATAACGCGACCACGCGCGGTGAATACGCCGCCGGACTGTTGGAAGCGGGACAATTCAAACAGGCGCGGAAATTCGCCAACTCCGCGCTGAAAAAGAATTCCGCCGAACCGCAAGCCGCCATCGTGTTGGCGCAATTGGAAATCAAGGGGGCCAACCCCGCTCAAGCGATTGAATACCTGAACCAGGCCTTAGACGAACAGAATCCGCATCCCGGCGTGGTGAAATGGTTGGGGCAATTGCAATTGAAGGCCCAAAACTACGCCGAAGCGGCCCGCGTTTACGAATTGATCCGCAAGGAGGATGCAGAGAATGTCGAGTGGGTCAAAATGCTGTCGGTCGCCTATTTGAATTTGGGTGACACAGAAAAGCTCAAACCGCTGTTGAAGCAATTTGTGGAATTAGAATTCGACCAAATCGCCCCCCGAAAAAAATTGGCAGCGGTCTACCTCTCGGAAAAGAACTACGAGCAAGCACTGCACTATGCCAAAACGGCGCTCTATATCGACGTGTTGGACGTGGAAGTACACCGCCTGCTTGGCGAAGCCTATGCAGGGAAAAAACAATACGACCGAGCCATCGAAGAATTCGAAGTCGCCTTGGAACTGAAACCTGAGGACGCCGACTTGACCTATGCACTCGGCGCAGCCCAACACCAAGCGGGGGACAACCCGGCCGCGGAGAAAACATTGCGCGGATTGCTGCTCAAACATCCCAAACATACTGCCGCTCAAGAGTTGCTGAACAAATTGTAA
- a CDS encoding TIGR03790 family protein yields MRIVLAVLALLLVPQVAQAELKPAEIGIVAMRNSRQSVELAEYYAEARGIPLEQICLIDSKAGEEVSREEWEMGIRPQIRGWIVENKLAAKLRCLVTVWDVPLKIGKEDPEFPITVDRVAYLKGERENRIFRLRSLIAAINELLPGPDGPPPMPAESTDVKVLIKDFQSAFGAIRDRMKPVADTPQGREANEKLSAIFTAGGGLVNVVRNIQSQIQQQPNNNALKNSMTNTLGRIAGLTEGRAALERLSDGIEKDEAMLSLVEKSDGLLGSLAWIDGQLKLLKKNETYASFDSELSLLYWPSYTLGRWQQNVLNYRYDNSYTRQLRATLMVSRIEAPTFELSKKLIDTAIAVEKTGLEGKVYLDSRDRGKLGETAPRGSIKDFDSQLMSLAAFLRKETDLTVVLDEVDDVFQPGDCPLAALYCGWYSLANYIDAFEWQPGAVGYHLASAEATTLRKPTSKVWCKRMLEDGVCATIGPVQEPYLAAFPRPNEFFLLLLSGKHTLVECYYRCKPYNSWVMVLVGDPLYNPYKANPKFVGKPLPAAIENLINGPAAESEMP; encoded by the coding sequence ATGAGAATTGTTTTAGCCGTCTTAGCATTGCTCCTCGTTCCGCAAGTGGCCCAAGCCGAACTGAAGCCGGCAGAGATCGGCATCGTGGCGATGCGTAACAGTCGGCAGTCTGTGGAATTGGCGGAGTATTACGCCGAAGCGCGCGGCATTCCGCTGGAGCAAATTTGCCTCATCGACAGCAAAGCGGGAGAAGAGGTCTCCCGCGAAGAGTGGGAAATGGGGATCCGCCCGCAGATTCGCGGTTGGATTGTCGAAAACAAACTGGCGGCCAAGCTTCGCTGTTTGGTAACGGTCTGGGACGTTCCGCTGAAGATCGGCAAAGAGGACCCGGAATTCCCCATCACCGTTGATCGCGTGGCCTATTTGAAAGGCGAGCGCGAGAATCGCATTTTTCGTTTGCGAAGCTTGATCGCGGCCATCAATGAACTCCTCCCCGGCCCCGACGGGCCGCCGCCCATGCCGGCCGAATCCACAGACGTCAAAGTCCTCATCAAAGACTTTCAGTCGGCATTTGGCGCAATCCGTGACCGTATGAAACCGGTGGCCGATACGCCCCAGGGGCGCGAGGCCAACGAAAAACTCTCCGCTATTTTCACCGCCGGCGGAGGATTGGTGAACGTGGTGCGGAACATTCAGTCCCAAATCCAACAGCAACCCAACAACAACGCGCTAAAAAATTCGATGACCAATACCCTCGGTCGCATTGCCGGTTTGACCGAAGGCCGCGCTGCGCTGGAACGACTGTCCGATGGCATTGAAAAAGACGAAGCGATGCTGTCGTTGGTGGAAAAAAGTGACGGCTTGCTGGGGTCGCTCGCCTGGATCGATGGACAACTAAAACTGCTGAAGAAAAATGAGACCTATGCCAGTTTCGATAGTGAACTATCGCTGCTGTACTGGCCGTCGTACACATTGGGACGCTGGCAACAAAATGTGCTCAACTATCGCTACGACAATTCCTACACCCGGCAACTACGGGCGACACTCATGGTTTCGCGGATCGAAGCTCCCACGTTTGAGCTCTCCAAAAAACTGATCGACACAGCCATCGCTGTTGAGAAAACCGGATTGGAGGGCAAGGTATACCTCGACTCCCGCGACCGAGGCAAACTCGGCGAAACCGCCCCCCGCGGTTCGATCAAAGATTTTGACTCCCAACTCATGAGTCTGGCAGCCTTTCTCCGCAAGGAAACCGACCTGACCGTCGTGCTGGATGAAGTCGATGACGTCTTTCAACCCGGGGATTGCCCGTTGGCGGCGCTCTATTGCGGTTGGTATTCGTTGGCCAACTACATCGACGCCTTCGAATGGCAGCCCGGCGCAGTCGGGTATCATCTCGCTAGCGCCGAAGCAACGACGCTCCGCAAACCGACAAGCAAGGTCTGGTGCAAACGCATGTTAGAGGATGGTGTCTGCGCGACGATTGGCCCGGTCCAAGAACCGTATCTGGCTGCGTTTCCCCGGCCCAATGAATTCTTCCTGCTCTTGCTTTCGGGGAAGCATACGCTGGTCGAATGCTACTATCGCTGCAAGCCTTACAATTCCTGGGTCATGGTGTTGGTGGGGGATCCGCTCTACAACCCGTACAAGGCCAACCCAAAATTCGTAGGAAAGCCACTGCCGGCGGCAATTGAGAACCTGATCAACGGGCCGGCCGCTGAATCGGAAATGCCGTAA
- a CDS encoding bifunctional heptose 7-phosphate kinase/heptose 1-phosphate adenyltransferase, protein MQLTPAKFEDILGKFSTLSIAVVGDLFLDRYLDLDAGLTEKSVETGLDAYQVVGDRCYPGAAGTVLNNLAALGVGTLKAISVVGCDGGAYELLRGLERINVDSTHVVQCADRMTPTYTKPMLSQSEGPAVELNRIDIKNRVPQGSEIDQQVIAHIDAVFGEVDALVVMDQVDERNNGVVTDAVREHISRLGSEHPGKLIFADSRSQIRMYRHVTTKPNNAELLKSIGVSSSRAEDRDAIAAAGKKLSQTTGRPVYTTLGEAGILYCDADTTTHIPTVPVTGEIDIVGAGDSTTAGIVSSLGAGATAVEAAEIGCLVASITVQQIGVTGTASPEALRKRFQERA, encoded by the coding sequence ATGCAACTGACCCCCGCTAAATTTGAAGATATCCTCGGTAAGTTCTCCACGCTGTCAATCGCCGTGGTGGGGGATTTGTTTCTGGACCGGTACCTCGATCTTGATGCAGGTTTGACGGAAAAATCGGTGGAAACCGGCCTCGATGCCTATCAGGTCGTCGGCGACCGTTGTTATCCCGGTGCTGCGGGAACGGTCCTCAACAATTTAGCTGCGCTGGGGGTGGGGACGCTCAAGGCAATTTCGGTCGTCGGCTGCGACGGCGGCGCCTATGAATTGTTGCGCGGCTTGGAGCGGATCAACGTTGATAGTACGCACGTCGTGCAATGTGCTGACCGGATGACCCCCACTTATACCAAGCCAATGCTCTCACAATCCGAAGGGCCGGCAGTTGAACTGAACCGGATCGACATCAAAAATCGCGTCCCGCAAGGTAGCGAAATCGACCAGCAGGTGATTGCCCACATTGATGCCGTGTTCGGCGAGGTCGATGCGCTCGTCGTGATGGATCAAGTCGACGAACGGAACAACGGTGTCGTCACCGATGCGGTACGGGAACATATTTCCCGGTTGGGGAGCGAACATCCCGGCAAGTTGATTTTTGCCGACAGCCGTTCGCAAATTCGGATGTATCGCCACGTGACCACCAAGCCAAACAACGCCGAATTGTTGAAATCGATCGGAGTCTCCTCCAGTCGAGCAGAAGACCGTGACGCGATTGCGGCTGCGGGCAAAAAATTATCGCAAACCACCGGGCGGCCCGTTTATACGACGTTGGGTGAAGCGGGCATCCTGTATTGCGATGCGGACACGACGACGCACATACCGACCGTGCCGGTGACCGGTGAGATCGATATTGTGGGGGCGGGTGACAGCACGACGGCGGGGATCGTTTCATCGTTGGGAGCGGGAGCGACTGCGGTCGAGGCGGCCGAAATTGGCTGTTTGGTGGCATCGATCACCGTGCAGCAAATTGGCGTGACCGGCACAGCATCGCCCGAGGCTCTGCGCAAACGATTTCAAGAACGCGCCTGA
- a CDS encoding non-heme iron oxygenase ferredoxin subunit — MSEFQRVASVDDIAPGERIAAIVDEVPVLVLRVGDNYYCIEDVCTHDGQPLTDGPLEGNEITCPRHGARFDVTTGAAVCMPAFEAVPTYEVKIEDGAVWVSVT, encoded by the coding sequence ATGTCGGAATTTCAGCGTGTGGCGTCCGTAGACGATATTGCCCCCGGTGAGCGAATCGCTGCAATCGTGGACGAGGTCCCCGTGTTGGTGTTGCGCGTCGGCGATAACTATTACTGTATCGAAGATGTCTGCACGCACGATGGGCAGCCGCTGACCGATGGTCCGCTGGAAGGCAACGAAATCACCTGCCCGCGGCACGGCGCCCGCTTCGATGTCACAACCGGCGCGGCAGTCTGCATGCCCGCATTTGAAGCTGTGCCGACCTACGAGGTCAAAATTGAGGACGGCGCGGTGTGGGTGAGCGTGACATAG
- the sufD gene encoding Fe-S cluster assembly protein SufD, whose protein sequence is MNSPVDTMTSPAKTDGGFDEAAFARFLDARNEPDWVTELRRRAFELYCQKSQEELDPEEWKRVDIRGFDPSAFTVHPTADTAAEFETLMHDRATYAGDVAHVDGNTTAQRVDESLAERGVIFGSLADLVHEHRDILEPHLMTRAVHPETDRFSALHAAFWTGGTVLYVPRNVNLEEPLHSLIGLSVAGAAELSHTLIILEEGASATLLEETASATTDAPGLHIGAVELIVGARANLRYVQLQNWNQKTWHFAHQAGLVEQSGSLQWTVAALGSKLAHVHQDVILKGTGASAEVNGVTFATNRQVLSYYTKQAHEAPHTHSDLLYKDVLRDRSRVIWRGMIRVEKEAQQTDGYQRNDSLVLTPTCRADAIPGLEIEADDVRCTHGATAGRVDEEQIFYSMCRGMTQHEAMHMIVEGFFHGVYDRIPMEMVRETLSQAVEKKLGIGRL, encoded by the coding sequence ATGAACTCACCAGTGGACACGATGACATCTCCCGCGAAGACCGACGGCGGATTTGACGAAGCGGCCTTTGCCCGTTTTTTAGATGCACGCAACGAACCCGATTGGGTCACCGAATTGCGGCGCCGGGCGTTTGAGCTGTATTGCCAAAAGTCGCAAGAGGAACTCGATCCCGAAGAATGGAAACGGGTCGACATTCGCGGCTTTGATCCGTCGGCATTCACGGTCCATCCCACAGCCGACACAGCTGCTGAGTTCGAAACGCTGATGCACGACCGGGCGACTTATGCCGGCGACGTCGCGCATGTCGACGGCAATACGACCGCCCAGCGCGTCGATGAATCGTTGGCCGAACGGGGCGTGATCTTCGGCAGCCTGGCCGATTTGGTACACGAACACCGTGACATCCTCGAACCACATTTGATGACCCGTGCGGTGCATCCGGAGACAGATCGCTTTTCCGCATTGCACGCGGCATTTTGGACGGGCGGGACGGTTTTATACGTCCCCCGCAACGTGAATTTGGAAGAACCGCTGCACAGCCTGATTGGCTTATCGGTCGCCGGTGCTGCTGAGTTGAGTCACACGTTGATCATCCTCGAAGAAGGGGCCTCAGCCACGTTGCTTGAAGAGACCGCTTCGGCGACGACCGACGCTCCGGGATTGCACATTGGCGCCGTAGAGTTGATCGTTGGTGCCCGGGCCAATTTGCGATACGTACAATTGCAGAACTGGAATCAAAAGACGTGGCACTTCGCCCATCAAGCGGGGCTTGTCGAGCAAAGCGGCTCGTTGCAATGGACCGTGGCAGCATTGGGATCGAAGTTAGCTCACGTGCATCAAGACGTGATCCTCAAAGGCACCGGTGCCAGTGCGGAAGTCAACGGCGTGACCTTTGCCACCAATCGGCAGGTACTCTCCTACTACACCAAACAAGCCCATGAAGCGCCGCACACTCACAGCGACTTGCTGTACAAAGATGTGCTCCGCGATCGTTCGCGGGTGATTTGGCGGGGTATGATTCGCGTTGAGAAAGAAGCGCAACAAACCGACGGTTATCAGCGCAACGACAGCTTGGTGCTCACACCGACCTGCCGCGCGGATGCGATTCCCGGACTGGAAATCGAAGCGGACGATGTGCGTTGCACGCATGGCGCCACCGCTGGACGAGTCGATGAAGAGCAAATCTTTTACAGCATGTGCCGCGGCATGACGCAGCACGAAGCGATGCATATGATCGTCGAAGGCTTTTTCCACGGCGTCTACGACCGCATTCCGATGGAAATGGTCCGCGAAACGCTCAGTCAAGCTGTGGAGAAAAAACTGGGCATCGGTCGACTTTAA
- the sufB gene encoding Fe-S cluster assembly protein SufB, with the protein MTTELDTQTTAKPDIGEYQYGFHDSEEAYVFKSRKGLDKEIVRQISEMKKEPEWMLDFRLQALETFFNKPQPEWGGDLSQLDYQDIYYYVRASDRPEGSWDDVPDDIRKTYDRLGIPEAEKKYLAGVKAQYESEVVYGSLQEDLEKQGVIFTDTDSALRDHPELFREYFGTVIPPNDNKFAALNSAVWSGGSFIYVPPGVHIEFPLQAYFRINSENMGQFERTLIIVDEGASAHYVEGCTAPTYSSESLHSAVVEVIVKKGGRFRYTTIQNWSNNVYNLVTKRAMAYGDSLMEWVDGNLGSRLTMKYPAIFLMEPGARGETLSIAFANDGQHQDAGAKMVHCAPDTYSRIISKSISKGGGRSSYRGLAKVAKGAHGSKSNVICDALILDDISRSDTYPYIEIDDDDVTIEHEASVSKISDEQLFYLMSRGLSEAEASSMIVTGFIEPLVKELPMEYAVEMNRLIELQMEGSVG; encoded by the coding sequence ATGACGACCGAACTCGACACACAAACCACAGCCAAGCCCGATATCGGTGAATACCAATACGGATTTCACGATTCGGAAGAGGCGTACGTCTTCAAAAGCCGTAAAGGCTTGGATAAGGAAATCGTCCGGCAAATCTCCGAGATGAAAAAAGAGCCGGAATGGATGCTCGATTTTCGGTTGCAAGCACTGGAGACATTCTTCAATAAGCCGCAGCCGGAATGGGGCGGCGATTTGTCGCAGTTGGACTATCAGGACATTTATTACTACGTCCGCGCATCGGACCGTCCCGAAGGGAGTTGGGATGACGTTCCTGATGACATTCGGAAGACCTACGACCGTCTGGGAATTCCCGAAGCGGAAAAGAAATATCTCGCCGGCGTGAAAGCGCAATACGAGTCGGAAGTCGTTTACGGCAGCCTGCAAGAAGACCTGGAAAAGCAGGGGGTGATCTTCACCGATACCGATTCTGCTTTGCGGGATCATCCGGAATTGTTCCGTGAATACTTCGGCACGGTCATTCCGCCCAACGACAATAAGTTTGCCGCCTTGAACTCGGCTGTTTGGTCGGGGGGATCGTTTATCTACGTTCCGCCGGGCGTGCATATCGAATTTCCGCTGCAGGCCTACTTCCGCATCAACTCGGAAAACATGGGTCAGTTCGAGCGGACGTTGATCATCGTCGACGAAGGCGCCTCGGCGCACTATGTCGAAGGCTGTACCGCTCCGACCTATAGCAGCGAAAGCTTGCACTCGGCGGTGGTGGAAGTCATCGTCAAAAAAGGAGGCCGGTTCCGCTACACGACGATCCAAAACTGGTCAAACAACGTCTATAACCTCGTCACCAAACGGGCGATGGCTTATGGCGATTCGCTGATGGAATGGGTCGACGGCAACCTCGGTTCGCGGTTGACGATGAAGTACCCGGCCATTTTCCTGATGGAACCGGGTGCCCGCGGTGAGACGTTGTCGATCGCCTTTGCCAACGATGGCCAACACCAAGACGCCGGTGCGAAGATGGTGCACTGTGCCCCAGACACGTACAGCCGGATTATTTCTAAGAGTATCTCCAAAGGGGGCGGCCGTTCGAGTTATCGTGGCTTGGCCAAGGTGGCTAAGGGAGCACACGGTTCCAAATCGAACGTGATTTGTGATGCGTTGATCCTCGACGACATCAGCCGCAGCGATACTTACCCCTATATCGAAATCGACGATGACGACGTCACGATCGAGCACGAAGCGAGTGTGTCGAAGATCAGTGACGAACAACTGTTTTATCTGATGAGTCGCGGCCTCTCCGAGGCGGAGGCGTCATCGATGATCGTAACCGGATTTATCGAGCCGCTCGTCAAAGAGTTGCCCATGGAATATGCCGTGGAGATGAACCGGTTGATTGAACTGCAGATGGAAGGCTCCGTCGGCTGA
- the sufC gene encoding Fe-S cluster assembly ATPase SufC, which translates to MSSLLKIEDLRVSVDGTPILKGVNLDIRQGEVHALMGPNGSGKSTLAFALMGHPKYEITGGTVEIDGVNLVDLDPNERARLGLFLAFQYPVTIPGVKVADFLRHAVTNVRNPDRKEGENLIPMREFRKELKGKMEELGMDLEFARRYLNDGFSGGEKKRMEILQLAMLNPKFAILDETDSGLDSDAVRVVSEGVARLSGSTEMGVLIITHHERLLEFNTPQFTHVMLAGRIVETGDASLAAELHNQGYAGVRERHPEAAAEEVTEQVAG; encoded by the coding sequence ATGAGCAGTTTACTGAAAATTGAAGATCTGCGGGTCAGCGTTGATGGCACTCCCATTCTTAAGGGAGTCAATCTCGACATCCGCCAAGGCGAAGTTCATGCTCTGATGGGCCCCAACGGCTCAGGGAAAAGCACACTGGCTTTCGCATTGATGGGGCATCCCAAATACGAAATCACCGGAGGCACGGTAGAAATCGACGGCGTGAACCTCGTCGATTTGGATCCGAACGAGCGGGCGCGGCTCGGTCTGTTTCTGGCATTCCAATACCCGGTAACCATCCCCGGCGTCAAAGTGGCCGACTTTTTGCGGCATGCGGTGACCAACGTCCGGAATCCGGATCGTAAAGAAGGCGAAAACCTGATTCCGATGCGGGAGTTCCGTAAGGAACTGAAAGGCAAAATGGAAGAGTTGGGCATGGATCTGGAATTCGCCCGACGCTATTTGAACGACGGTTTCTCCGGCGGCGAAAAGAAGCGGATGGAGATTCTGCAACTGGCGATGCTCAACCCCAAATTCGCGATTTTGGATGAAACCGATAGCGGGTTGGACAGCGATGCCGTTCGCGTTGTGAGCGAAGGTGTGGCTCGTCTGTCCGGCAGTACCGAGATGGGTGTGTTGATCATTACCCACCACGAACGTTTGTTGGAATTCAATACGCCGCAATTCACGCACGTGATGCTAGCGGGACGCATCGTCGAAACCGGCGACGCATCGTTGGCAGCCGAATTGCACAATCAAGGTTATGCTGGTGTCCGCGAACGTCATCCTGAAGCGGCTGCCGAAGAAGTCACTGAACAAGTTGCTGGCTGA
- a CDS encoding NADH-quinone oxidoreductase subunit B: MAWIDERFEENVVVTTLEQGMNWARQSSIWPMTFGLACCAIEMMAAGASRFDLDRFGAGAFRATPRQADLMIVAGTVTHKMASRVRRLYEQMPDPKYVIAMGACTVGGGPYFKYGYHVVKGVDLVVPVDVYVPGCPPRPEALLEGLMRVQDKIKAKRIAKGAIDELPVPHHSGQVAIPEVLEV; this comes from the coding sequence ATGGCCTGGATCGACGAACGCTTTGAAGAAAACGTTGTGGTCACTACGTTGGAACAAGGGATGAACTGGGCGCGGCAGTCCAGTATTTGGCCCATGACGTTTGGGTTGGCTTGCTGTGCCATCGAAATGATGGCCGCTGGAGCCAGCCGATTTGACTTGGATCGGTTTGGAGCGGGTGCGTTTCGTGCAACTCCGCGTCAAGCCGACCTGATGATTGTTGCCGGCACGGTGACCCACAAGATGGCCAGCCGCGTGCGTCGACTTTACGAACAAATGCCCGACCCCAAATACGTCATCGCCATGGGCGCTTGCACGGTGGGTGGCGGTCCTTATTTCAAATATGGTTATCACGTGGTCAAGGGGGTCGATTTGGTTGTTCCGGTCGACGTCTATGTCCCCGGGTGCCCTCCGCGTCCCGAAGCCTTGTTGGAAGGCCTGATGCGGGTGCAGGATAAAATCAAAGCCAAGCGTATTGCCAAAGGGGCAATCGACGAATTGCCGGTGCCGCATCACAGTGGCCAAGTGGCGATTCCCGAAGTTCTGGAAGTCTGA
- a CDS encoding helix-turn-helix transcriptional regulator, with translation MKKTLESQDREFLERLQRLGCGTVQEVCKELGVTATAVRHRLVRLQGLGFVGRDLVREGRGRPHHVYRVTQAGQRELGDNYGDLALVLWRELQSIPDQAVRAQVESRIRDAMVSQYAHAVNSPQLRDRFQQLGEVLAKRGYDVEVDQSSELPVLRENNCPYQELADSDRGICEMEEEVFEKVLGVPLRLSQCFLDGHSCCEFEPAEVASPPVNNAADSR, from the coding sequence ATGAAGAAAACACTTGAGAGTCAGGATCGCGAGTTTCTGGAACGGTTGCAGCGGCTCGGCTGCGGAACCGTGCAGGAGGTTTGCAAAGAGTTGGGGGTGACGGCAACCGCCGTGCGCCACCGGCTGGTTCGGCTACAGGGTTTGGGATTTGTGGGCCGTGATCTTGTCCGCGAAGGGCGCGGTCGTCCGCATCACGTTTATCGCGTCACGCAGGCGGGACAACGTGAGTTGGGGGACAATTACGGCGATTTGGCACTAGTGCTTTGGCGGGAATTGCAGAGTATCCCCGACCAAGCAGTCCGTGCTCAGGTTGAATCGCGGATCCGTGATGCGATGGTTTCGCAATACGCACATGCGGTCAACAGTCCGCAGTTGCGAGATCGCTTCCAGCAGTTGGGTGAGGTCTTAGCGAAACGCGGATATGACGTCGAAGTCGATCAATCGTCCGAGTTACCGGTACTCCGCGAAAATAACTGTCCCTACCAGGAATTGGCGGATAGCGATCGCGGGATTTGCGAAATGGAAGAAGAAGTTTTCGAAAAGGTTTTGGGTGTGCCGCTCAGGCTTTCCCAATGTTTTTTAGATGGTCATTCCTGCTGCGAATTTGAGCCGGCAGAAGTGGCTTCTCCCCCTGTTAATAACGCAGCAGATTCTCGGTAG